TCTTCCGGGGGTCATACTTGGCAAAAACAGCGTCATCCCTGTAGACCTTGTTTCCCAGACCGAAGATTCCCGGTCCGGAGGCGAAGACGGAATACCACAAATTTGCCTTCTTTGAGTCCTCCGACTTGCCGAAGTTGTTCACCACGATCTTCTCCAGGGCGGCGGAAACCAGGTCCTTGTCGCGGAAGAGTCCATGCCAGTTGGAGTTCATGCCAAGGTAGAGGGGTTCGTCGTAGAGCAGCTGCGGCGTCCATTCGATGGTGTGGATCTTGGCGATCTCCGCCGAGACGACGAGCCGCGCCACTTCGAAGAGTTCCTCGTTGCTGACGTCTTTATAACGGATCATTTCGTCTGGACGGAGGGGATTGCGCAGCCCCGAGTCGGCATCCGGCGTTGCAGCGGCCTGTTTGCGGAAGGCTTCCACGAAGAGGTTGTGTTCCCGGGCAAAGAGGTTGTGATAGAAGCTCATACCGATGGACCAGTTGTCAGGGAACGCTGTCGCCTCCTGGCCTGTCCACTGGGGGTTGATGGGGTCGGAAGACTGGAAGACCGGCAGATAGCCCAACTTCTCTCCGTTCCCCGGGCGTTGCCCGATCGGTGTCAGGAGCAGTTTGGCCGAGTCGACGGGGACGCGCTTGACTCGTTGGCGCGAGGTCGAATCATATCCATAAATCTGTGAGGCGTCCCACCAGGCCGTGACCGTATTTTGGGTCGTCTTATAAGCGCGGGCCAAGTCTTTTTTGCCCAGGAAAGAAAAAGAGGCCGGATCTTTATCTTCGGCGATGTACGCCCTGTCTATTCTGTCGTCAGGTCGGCAGCCGAGTTTGGCAATCTCCTCAGGGGTCAGCGGTTTTTCGCCATTGCCAACCAGTTTATGGGTGCAGCCTACGGGCATCATCACCCCCGGCTGGTTGTGTCCTTCCTCCATGTGGGAGAACCAGTCATGGGTCATGAACTGGATCCAGAAAGCAGCCAGGACGTTGAAAAACGGGGCCTTCTTGTAATCACAGCTGGCCTCCGTCGAATAACCGGGAAGTCCTTGCCCGTCCGAGCACTTTTCGGGCCTTGACTGCTGGCGGGTCAAGAGGGTGCGGCTGATGACCTGTGGATCGGGTTTCAGCAATCCCAAGCGGTCGCCATGTCGGTTGCGGGCCAGTTCATCCTTGCCCAGGTCCGGGAATGTGGCTTCGAACTGGGCGTTACGGGCAAAGGGCTGACCCGTAGAACCCATGACGGGATTTTTGATGTCATTGCATATTCCGTCCAGGGTGCGGTGGCGAATCAACTCGCCCTGGCAGAGCTGCGGACCGTCACCTCCCACTGCCTCATAGCCTGGATTGTTCTTTGGCAGCCGCATCGAGTTCCAGACCTTCAGGGCGGGACCGGCCACGCCGTTGCGGCCTTTGATGTACTCCTCGTAGGTTCCGCTGTTATCGAACAGATTGAACTTGATCAGCTCCATCCGCTGGTATTCGAGATCGAGCAGGGCCCCATCGATCCCCCTGCCGTTCGGACCAAGATGGCCGCCGATAGTGGTCGTACCGGGGTAAAAACTGCTGGAGTCTGCCGTAGCCCAGTAATTTGCCCAGTCCACATAGGGTGTGCTTCGGAATCTCACCGCTTTCTCCCCGCCGCGACACTCGGCCGTATTCTCCTGGACCTTGCCCAGAAAACGTTC
This region of Syntrophus gentianae genomic DNA includes:
- a CDS encoding peroxidase family protein, with translation MKREMFLGVAAILLLLTGCTSSIQELKSCAELVNSGFRPVARERTERFLGKVQENTAECRGGEKAVRFRSTPYVDWANYWATADSSSFYPGTTTIGGHLGPNGRGIDGALLDLEYQRMELIKFNLFDNSGTYEEYIKGRNGVAGPALKVWNSMRLPKNNPGYEAVGGDGPQLCQGELIRHRTLDGICNDIKNPVMGSTGQPFARNAQFEATFPDLGKDELARNRHGDRLGLLKPDPQVISRTLLTRQQSRPEKCSDGQGLPGYSTEASCDYKKAPFFNVLAAFWIQFMTHDWFSHMEEGHNQPGVMMPVGCTHKLVGNGEKPLTPEEIAKLGCRPDDRIDRAYIAEDKDPASFSFLGKKDLARAYKTTQNTVTAWWDASQIYGYDSTSRQRVKRVPVDSAKLLLTPIGQRPGNGEKLGYLPVFQSSDPINPQWTGQEATAFPDNWSIGMSFYHNLFAREHNLFVEAFRKQAAATPDADSGLRNPLRPDEMIRYKDVSNEELFEVARLVVSAEIAKIHTIEWTPQLLYDEPLYLGMNSNWHGLFRDKDLVSAALEKIVVNNFGKSEDSKKANLWYSVFASGPGIFGLGNKVYRDDAVFAKYDPRKTDIWSLKNPDHVNGGINHFGSPFNFPEEFITVYRLHALVPDLIEYREWNRDPNVIRNKIPVVETFRGKATQAMEERGLANWALSMGRQRLGLLTLQNHPQFLQNLTLPRLSSATKKIDIAALDLIRDRERGVPRFNEFRRQYGLKTLTSFDDFIDQRLSKDSPARAEQERLVGLLREVYGQHKCDASKIITSAQLNDDGSPINDCLGHPNGSMIDNIEDLDTAVGWLSEFTRPHGFAISETQFQVFILNASRRLFSDRFFTSSFRPEFYTNLGVAWVNDNGPDGKMMEKDLSNGHEVEVSPLKRVLLRTMPELTPELEHVVNAFDPWARDRDGYYSLQWKPRKGAESDNAFSNP